The window TGGCTTTCGATAAGCACATGATAGACCACACATTAAAACGGATTGAGGTTCAGAAAACGGACGTCCTGGATCAACGCAGAAAAGGCCGTGTGATTAAAAATCATCGCTAAAATTTTTTTCTACCCTAACGCGGAAGTCAGGCTTATTCCATGGTAGGCAGCAAAAATTTGGGCATCACAACATTCATGTGATGCCCAAATGAATATTGTATTTAGCACTAAAGTCAGATATCAGAGGCCTCAGCGCCGAGAGAGTGTCCGCTTTTTATCAAGCATTGCGCCGAAAATTAAGCGCCTCCTTCAACCAGTACAAAAGTTCCGCTCGCAGCACCTGCACGTATTGCCCTGGCTGCCTGATATTCAGGACTCTCATAAAAACGCTTGGCCTCGGCAAAAGAAGCAAACTCAAAAACGACGTGCCGTTCATGAGATTCTCCCTCAAGGTTTTCATATTGCCCAGACCAAGCAATAACCTTAGGACTGAACGCCTGCATTGCTTCTCCGGCAGCTTTGGCATATTCGGCGTAGGCAACAGCGTCGGATACTGTGACATGCGCGATTAAATAACCTTTATTCATTTCTTTATCTCCTTTTTAGCCACGAGCGTGGCGCTGGCACCTTCAGCCACAGCGGCCGCCATCCGTTCTGCATGCCCATAGCCAGAGTGAGAGACGACTGCAGATTTAATCATTGAAAGGGTTTGAGTCATGATAATTGCCTTCATCAAGTGTCTGCGCTGGATAACGCAGTGTGAAGACAGTCTATTAAGTATTACACTAGGCATAAACAAGCTAAAAATTAACTCACTGTTATCTCAAAGAGGAACAATGAAAAGTCTTGAGGCACTGATTATTTTCGCACGCGTGGCAGAAATGAAGAGCTTTACCCAGGCAGCTGAAAGCCTTGGTATTCAGAAAGGACGTGCTTCAACGGTGGTGCGCGAGCTCGAACATGACGTAGGCGCTACGCTTTTGCATCGCACCACGCGAACTGTGCAGTTGACCGAAGATGGCCGCATTTTT is drawn from Serratia entomophila and contains these coding sequences:
- a CDS encoding DUF1330 domain-containing protein — encoded protein: MNKGYLIAHVTVSDAVAYAEYAKAAGEAMQAFSPKVIAWSGQYENLEGESHERHVVFEFASFAEAKRFYESPEYQAARAIRAGAASGTFVLVEGGA